The Arthrobacter sp. NicSoilC5 genome has a window encoding:
- a CDS encoding RNA-binding S4 domain-containing protein: protein MTSLPSAPASVRIDAWLWAVRAYKTRSAATAACRAGHVRLNGNPSKASATLVTGDTVTVRMPGYERILEVRRLIAKRVGAEAASHCFTDHTPPRPVLPALGLPQRDRGAGRPTKKDRREMERLRGPA from the coding sequence ATGACCAGCCTCCCATCCGCTCCCGCCAGTGTCCGAATCGATGCGTGGCTGTGGGCCGTCCGCGCCTACAAGACGCGGTCTGCCGCCACTGCAGCCTGCCGCGCAGGGCATGTCCGGCTGAACGGCAACCCCTCCAAGGCTTCGGCAACGCTGGTGACCGGCGATACCGTCACGGTCCGCATGCCAGGCTACGAGCGCATCCTTGAGGTGCGGCGGCTCATTGCCAAACGCGTCGGGGCCGAGGCGGCATCGCACTGCTTCACCGACCACACTCCCCCGCGGCCCGTCCTTCCGGCGCTTGGGTTGCCGCAGCGCGACCGGGGCGCCGGACGGCCCACCAAGAAGGACCGCCGAGAGATGGAGCGGTTGCGGGGCCCTGCCTAG
- a CDS encoding HNH endonuclease signature motif containing protein: MEAVLESAAVQQGVRCAEPSSVGPTPYPPAAPSIGDVLDLLARVPVPGDGAGMIEQIRGLEHLKSLAGARQADTAVAFDLSQRREQAEAGVPADEQGAGVAAQIALARRESPARGSRLLGLAKTLTGMPHTFQAFRTGLLSEWRATLIVKDTICLSTEDRAGVDEELAADTGALNGLGDRAIIAAVRAAAYRRDPASVAKRASRAVGERCVSLRPAPDTMTCLTALLPAAQGVAAYAALCRDADTARSNGDHRSRGQVMADTLVERVTGTPGGISGVQIQLVMTDHTLLQAGAEPARLPGYGTIPAEQARTIALTAPGETDLNLWVRRLYTAPGTGELAAMDSTARLFPPALKRFLQIRDDTCRTPYCDAPIRHHDHVTPWHHRGPTTAGNGQGLCEACNHTKETPGWTATTTPGSRHTVATTTPTGHTYHSTAPPLPGTPPAGGTRSCGSQERRLTLARATP, from the coding sequence ATGGAAGCGGTTTTGGAATCGGCGGCAGTACAACAGGGGGTGCGGTGCGCCGAACCTTCCAGTGTTGGTCCCACGCCATACCCGCCCGCCGCACCTTCCATTGGGGATGTCCTGGACCTGCTCGCCCGCGTCCCGGTCCCTGGGGATGGTGCGGGCATGATCGAGCAGATTCGTGGGTTGGAGCATCTGAAGTCCTTGGCGGGTGCCCGGCAGGCTGATACCGCTGTCGCTTTTGATTTATCCCAGCGGCGGGAGCAGGCCGAGGCCGGGGTCCCGGCTGACGAGCAGGGCGCCGGGGTCGCGGCGCAGATCGCGTTGGCCCGGCGTGAGTCCCCCGCCCGGGGTTCCCGGTTGCTCGGCCTGGCCAAAACCCTCACCGGCATGCCGCACACGTTCCAGGCGTTCCGGACCGGCCTGTTGAGCGAGTGGCGGGCCACGCTGATCGTGAAAGACACCATCTGCCTGAGCACCGAGGACCGGGCCGGGGTGGATGAGGAACTCGCCGCCGACACCGGCGCCCTGAACGGCCTGGGCGACAGGGCCATCATCGCCGCGGTCCGCGCCGCCGCGTACCGGCGGGACCCCGCCTCGGTCGCGAAGCGCGCCAGCCGGGCCGTGGGCGAGCGGTGCGTGAGCCTGCGCCCGGCCCCGGACACCATGACCTGCCTGACCGCGCTGCTCCCCGCCGCCCAGGGCGTCGCCGCGTACGCCGCGTTGTGCCGGGACGCCGACACCGCCCGCTCGAACGGGGATCACCGGTCCCGGGGCCAGGTCATGGCGGACACCCTCGTCGAACGCGTCACCGGCACCCCCGGCGGGATCAGCGGCGTTCAGATCCAGCTCGTCATGACCGACCACACCCTCCTGCAGGCCGGCGCCGAACCCGCACGACTGCCCGGCTACGGCACCATCCCCGCCGAACAGGCACGAACCATCGCCCTCACAGCCCCTGGTGAGACCGACCTCAACCTCTGGGTCCGCCGGCTCTACACCGCCCCCGGCACCGGCGAACTGGCGGCCATGGACTCCACAGCCCGGCTCTTCCCGCCAGCACTGAAACGCTTCCTGCAGATCCGGGACGACACCTGCCGGACCCCCTACTGCGACGCCCCGATCCGGCACCACGACCACGTCACCCCCTGGCACCACCGCGGACCCACCACCGCCGGAAACGGCCAAGGCCTCTGCGAAGCCTGCAACCACACCAAAGAAACCCCAGGCTGGACAGCCACAACCACCCCCGGCTCACGCCACACCGTGGCGACTACCACCCCCACCGGCCACACCTACCACTCCACAGCACCACCACTCCCCGGCACCCCACCTGCAGGAGGCACACGGTCATGCGGCTCTCAGGAACGGCGGCTAACCTTGGCGCGTGCCACCCCTTGA
- a CDS encoding cytochrome c oxidase assembly protein: MPPLEILVSSWQFDWAAAAFAAVAGILYGWGIRSAARRGQGRPVWRAVAFYVLGLGSFIILTCGFTGVYGAQQRWAFTIKLSLMLFVVPLLIGLGKPLTLARAALPAKGTTALDKVLSSTPVRFVSNSFGAPLLGLALFSTFLTPAFFTLRTDPVAGALLTVGVPLLGMLMALPIIEESDFQRSSAYLTLEFMFVFIELLIDAVPGILLSLNGQVLDHVMSVPNPQWWFRDALQDQQFAGNLLWFICEVLDLPLIILMFIRFSRSDKREAGAFDELTDEQFDELQNQHLRGRQ, translated from the coding sequence GTGCCACCCCTTGAGATCCTTGTTTCTTCCTGGCAGTTCGACTGGGCCGCCGCGGCTTTCGCCGCCGTGGCCGGCATTCTGTACGGCTGGGGAATACGGTCAGCCGCGCGCCGGGGTCAGGGACGGCCAGTGTGGCGGGCGGTGGCGTTCTACGTCCTGGGCCTGGGCTCATTCATCATCCTCACCTGCGGGTTCACTGGGGTATACGGAGCGCAGCAACGGTGGGCCTTCACCATCAAATTATCCCTGATGCTCTTTGTCGTCCCGTTGCTGATCGGCCTGGGCAAACCGCTAACCCTGGCGCGGGCAGCACTGCCGGCCAAGGGCACAACAGCCTTGGACAAGGTCCTGTCCAGCACGCCCGTACGGTTCGTCAGCAATTCATTTGGCGCACCCCTGCTGGGGCTGGCCCTCTTCTCCACGTTCCTCACGCCGGCCTTCTTCACGCTGCGGACCGACCCCGTGGCAGGCGCCCTCCTCACAGTTGGCGTGCCGCTGCTGGGCATGCTGATGGCACTGCCGATCATCGAAGAGTCCGATTTCCAGCGCTCCAGCGCCTACCTGACCCTTGAATTCATGTTCGTGTTCATCGAGTTGCTGATCGATGCGGTCCCGGGCATCCTGCTGAGCCTCAACGGCCAGGTGCTCGACCACGTGATGTCCGTTCCCAACCCCCAATGGTGGTTCCGGGACGCTCTCCAGGACCAGCAGTTCGCCGGAAATTTGCTGTGGTTCATCTGCGAGGTGCTGGACCTGCCGCTGATCATCCTCATGTTCATCCGCTTCTCACGCAGCGACAAGAGGGAAGCAGGCGCCTTCGACGAACTGACCGACGAGCAGTTCGACGAACTTCAAAACCAGCACCTGCGTGGGCGGCAGTAA
- a CDS encoding uracil-DNA glycosylase codes for MEKKPGSTVPYIDPVHDEDECRIISLQASPGKGTESGFVSHNNDDEAARRATQIYELAELDPRYVMPWNAYPWVRESGSPSALSVQEKTDGLRPFRQFLKINSRVSAIIAHGTDASTFLTLFEKTYHSSLKNSGIKIYKASALGGRAFAVSEAKQEELLAKSIETYRDAMQRAGIQHL; via the coding sequence ATGGAAAAAAAGCCTGGTTCCACTGTCCCCTATATCGACCCCGTCCACGACGAGGACGAATGCAGGATCATCAGCCTCCAGGCCAGCCCCGGCAAAGGGACCGAGTCCGGGTTCGTCTCCCACAACAACGACGACGAAGCTGCCCGACGCGCCACGCAGATCTATGAGCTGGCCGAGCTGGACCCCCGCTACGTCATGCCGTGGAATGCCTACCCCTGGGTGCGTGAGAGCGGCAGCCCCTCCGCGCTGAGTGTCCAGGAAAAGACCGATGGCCTCCGTCCGTTCCGCCAGTTCCTGAAGATCAATTCCCGCGTCTCCGCCATCATCGCGCACGGCACGGACGCGTCCACATTTCTGACCCTCTTTGAGAAGACCTACCACTCATCGCTGAAGAACAGCGGCATCAAGATCTACAAGGCCTCCGCCCTTGGCGGCAGGGCCTTTGCTGTTTCCGAGGCCAAGCAGGAAGAGCTTCTCGCCAAGAGCATCGAAACCTATCGTGACGCGATGCAGCGGGCGGGCATCCAGCACCTGTAA
- a CDS encoding phosphatase PAP2 family protein has protein sequence MTSHTNRSPGAASPAEAAAVRMAALPQLRHWIAVPVTAAVLIVAAGLALRFIPALTSADMSVDAELSRDHTAPLTGVAMFINVVFSPAGGVLMIAALCLYLLLVRRSPVNAVATGLVAAGGWVSSELFKVLVARHRPDSTALFNPLIPEPGTDSFPSGHVALASALAISVYLLARGTKWQRPAAIIGIVVAVAVAFSRVYLGVHYPTDVTASFLTAATGAAFLTGLWNRFGLALLARIPFLAKLGPVPAPQA, from the coding sequence TTGACGTCCCACACCAACCGCTCCCCCGGGGCGGCATCCCCAGCAGAGGCTGCAGCCGTACGCATGGCGGCCCTGCCCCAGCTCCGGCACTGGATTGCCGTGCCGGTCACGGCGGCTGTCCTGATCGTGGCCGCCGGCCTGGCCCTGCGGTTCATTCCGGCGCTGACGTCTGCGGACATGTCCGTGGATGCCGAGCTGAGCCGTGACCACACGGCGCCGCTGACGGGTGTGGCCATGTTCATCAATGTGGTGTTCAGCCCGGCAGGGGGCGTGCTGATGATCGCCGCCCTGTGCCTGTACCTGCTGCTGGTACGCCGGAGTCCTGTCAACGCGGTTGCCACAGGGCTAGTCGCTGCCGGAGGCTGGGTCAGCAGCGAACTGTTCAAAGTACTCGTGGCCAGGCACCGGCCGGACTCCACCGCCCTGTTCAACCCGCTGATCCCCGAACCGGGAACGGACAGCTTCCCGAGCGGACACGTGGCACTGGCCTCCGCGCTGGCCATCTCCGTCTACCTGCTGGCCCGCGGCACCAAGTGGCAGCGGCCCGCGGCCATTATCGGGATCGTCGTGGCGGTTGCCGTCGCATTCTCGCGCGTCTACCTCGGGGTGCACTATCCCACCGACGTCACGGCGTCCTTCCTCACGGCAGCCACCGGTGCGGCGTTCCTGACAGGCTTGTGGAACCGGTTTGGCCTGGCGCTGCTGGCCCGCATACCGTTCCTGGCGAAACTGGGCCCCGTCCCGGCACCCCAGGCCTGA
- a CDS encoding DedA family protein, whose product MTGFIDGLLNVSPLVAYIAVFCLVFAEDALFVGFVIPGETAAVLGGVVASRGEVQLGTMMALVVCAAVIGDSVGYEVGKHLGGRLMKTRLLARHSGRLENAQDFLRRRGGSAVFLGRFTAFFRAVMPALAGTSRMPYGRFIAYNAAGGVAWGIGFVLLGFLAGNSYETVAQAVGRDLAVVIALVAVAALVAWHVRSRRRQQRRRPASQGRDKGPNS is encoded by the coding sequence ATGACGGGCTTCATTGACGGACTCCTGAACGTCAGCCCGCTTGTGGCGTACATCGCCGTCTTTTGCCTGGTATTCGCGGAGGACGCCTTGTTCGTGGGCTTCGTCATCCCCGGTGAAACCGCCGCCGTCCTGGGCGGAGTGGTGGCCAGCCGGGGCGAAGTGCAGCTGGGCACCATGATGGCCCTGGTGGTGTGCGCGGCCGTCATCGGCGACAGCGTGGGCTACGAGGTGGGCAAGCACCTGGGCGGCCGGCTTATGAAGACGAGGCTGCTGGCCCGCCACTCCGGGAGGCTGGAAAACGCTCAGGACTTCCTCCGGCGCAGAGGCGGGTCCGCTGTGTTCCTGGGCCGCTTCACCGCCTTTTTCCGCGCCGTCATGCCCGCCCTGGCCGGCACGTCCCGGATGCCCTACGGCCGCTTCATCGCCTACAACGCTGCGGGCGGCGTGGCCTGGGGCATCGGCTTCGTCCTGCTGGGCTTCCTCGCCGGCAACTCGTACGAGACCGTCGCCCAGGCAGTGGGCCGGGACCTCGCCGTCGTGATCGCCTTAGTGGCGGTGGCGGCGCTCGTCGCCTGGCATGTCCGTTCACGACGGCGGCAGCAACGGCGGCGCCCGGCCAGCCAAGGGCGGGACAAGGGCCCGAATTCATAG
- a CDS encoding FadR/GntR family transcriptional regulator — protein MNLSDSRTAGQPASFRPLARLSAAEAVFNAIRQDIESGGIPVGSKLSSEATLSQQYGVSRSVIREALRSCTALGLTVTRTGKGTFVIASKVANDLTLGQYSARDLTEARPHIEIPAAGLAAERRTEEELDTLRHIMGAMATETDPESWVALDSTFHATIARASGNKVFASVVADIRDALAHQSETLNMVADRQHASDIEHQQILAAIETGSAEEARAAMAHHLEAVGVALDSILNS, from the coding sequence GTGAACCTGTCAGACAGCCGGACAGCAGGACAGCCTGCATCGTTCCGCCCCCTTGCCCGGCTGAGCGCTGCCGAGGCGGTGTTCAACGCCATCCGCCAGGACATCGAATCGGGCGGCATCCCGGTGGGGAGCAAACTCAGCTCGGAAGCCACCCTCTCGCAGCAGTACGGAGTAAGCCGCTCGGTAATCCGGGAAGCCCTCCGCTCCTGCACCGCCCTGGGCCTGACGGTCACGCGGACCGGCAAGGGCACCTTTGTCATTGCCAGCAAGGTGGCCAACGACCTCACGTTGGGCCAGTACTCCGCCCGCGACCTTACCGAAGCCCGCCCCCACATCGAAATTCCCGCCGCCGGACTGGCCGCAGAGCGTCGAACGGAGGAGGAACTGGACACCCTCCGCCACATCATGGGTGCTATGGCCACCGAAACGGATCCGGAATCCTGGGTAGCCCTGGACTCCACCTTCCACGCCACCATCGCCCGCGCCAGCGGCAACAAAGTGTTCGCAAGCGTCGTGGCTGACATCCGGGACGCGCTGGCGCATCAATCCGAGACCCTGAACATGGTGGCAGACCGCCAACATGCTTCCGATATTGAGCACCAGCAGATCCTTGCCGCCATCGAGACAGGCTCCGCGGAAGAGGCCCGCGCCGCCATGGCCCACCACCTGGAGGCCGTGGGCGTGGCCCTGGACTCCATCCTCAACAGCTAG
- a CDS encoding asparaginase: protein MPSPVFSAAHTAAPAGLSLPQHTPLVAAVRDGLVESVHYGSALALAADGTVAASAGDPLAPFYPRSALKPLQAVAMVRACLELPADLLALAAASHSGAAEHRDGALRILEVHGLAPTDLENSTDLPYGTVEREDWLRTGGSATRITQNCSGKHAAMVATCLINGWPVQGYLDASHPLQQLVARTVTDLTGEEPAAVSTDGCGTPLFALTLRGMARAFGRIAQAAADDDGSPEAAVGLAMQQHPGMVAGDGRDVTALMRLLPGAVAKDGFEGVQLVGLPDGSAVAVKISDGGDRARMPATVRLLEALGVETEPLAGIATAPVLGGGHEVGRLLATDFLNHLSAPVNEAL, encoded by the coding sequence ATGCCATCCCCCGTGTTTTCTGCTGCCCACACTGCTGCCCCGGCCGGGCTGTCCCTGCCGCAGCACACCCCACTGGTCGCCGCCGTCCGTGACGGCCTCGTGGAAAGTGTCCACTACGGCTCCGCGCTTGCCCTCGCGGCGGACGGCACAGTGGCGGCATCGGCAGGGGACCCCCTGGCACCGTTCTACCCCCGGTCAGCGCTCAAACCCCTCCAGGCAGTGGCCATGGTCCGCGCCTGCCTTGAGCTTCCCGCCGACCTCCTGGCACTGGCCGCGGCAAGCCATTCAGGTGCGGCAGAACACCGCGACGGCGCGCTGCGCATCCTCGAAGTGCACGGACTTGCCCCCACGGACCTGGAAAACAGCACCGACCTGCCCTACGGCACGGTCGAACGGGAAGACTGGCTCCGCACCGGCGGCAGCGCTACCCGGATCACCCAGAACTGCTCCGGAAAGCACGCTGCCATGGTGGCCACCTGCCTGATCAACGGGTGGCCCGTCCAGGGCTACCTCGATGCCTCCCATCCGCTGCAGCAGCTGGTGGCCCGGACCGTCACCGACCTCACCGGCGAGGAGCCGGCCGCCGTCAGCACCGACGGCTGCGGCACTCCCTTGTTCGCCCTCACGCTGCGCGGCATGGCCCGCGCCTTCGGCCGGATCGCCCAGGCTGCAGCGGACGACGACGGCAGCCCGGAAGCCGCCGTCGGGCTCGCCATGCAGCAGCACCCCGGGATGGTGGCCGGGGACGGCCGCGACGTCACCGCACTGATGCGCCTGCTTCCCGGGGCCGTGGCCAAGGACGGCTTTGAAGGCGTGCAGCTGGTGGGCCTGCCCGACGGCAGTGCCGTGGCCGTCAAGATTTCCGACGGCGGCGACCGCGCCCGGATGCCCGCCACCGTCCGCCTGCTGGAGGCGCTGGGCGTGGAGACGGAGCCGCTTGCCGGCATCGCCACGGCCCCGGTGCTGGGCGGCGGCCACGAGGTGGGCCGGCTGCTGGCCACCGACTTCCTGAATCACTTGTCCGCACCCGTCAACGAAGCCCTGTAA
- a CDS encoding aspartate ammonia-lyase, which produces MTTIETAAPAQVRSEHDLLGDRDVPVHAYWGVHTLRAVENFPITGQKLSSNMHLVRGLAAVKLAAARTNRELGLLDAERADAIEQACQDVMAGRLADQFVVDVVQGGAGTSSNMNANEVIANRALEILGHPKGDYARLHPNDHVNLSQSTNDVYPTAVKLGTIFAARELLAALEELEDACAAKALEFRTVVKMGRTQLQDAVPMTLGQEFGSYAVTIGEDRLRLAEAELLIHEINLGATAIGTGLNAPAGYAATACRHLAEITGLPLVTAVDLIEATQDVGAFVHLSGVLKRVAVKLSKICNDLRLLSSGPRAGFGEINLPAVQSGSSIMPGKINPVIPEVVSQVAYEVIGNDVTITMAAEAGQLQLNAFEPIIVHSLHKSISHLEAACRTLTARCIRGITANTDHLRRTVEQSIGLVTALNPHLGYTTATAIAQEALATGKGVAELVLEHGLLTDAQLQELLSPERLANLSK; this is translated from the coding sequence ATGACAACCATCGAAACCGCCGCACCCGCACAGGTCCGGTCCGAGCACGACCTCCTCGGCGACCGGGACGTGCCCGTGCACGCCTACTGGGGCGTGCACACGCTCCGCGCCGTGGAGAACTTTCCCATCACCGGCCAGAAGCTGTCCTCCAACATGCACCTGGTCCGCGGGCTTGCCGCCGTGAAACTGGCCGCCGCCCGCACCAACCGCGAGCTCGGCCTGCTGGACGCCGAACGCGCCGACGCCATCGAGCAGGCATGCCAGGACGTCATGGCCGGCCGCCTGGCCGACCAGTTCGTGGTGGACGTCGTCCAGGGCGGTGCCGGGACGTCGTCGAACATGAACGCCAACGAGGTCATCGCCAACCGGGCCCTGGAAATCCTGGGACACCCCAAGGGCGACTACGCGCGGCTGCACCCCAACGACCACGTCAACCTCAGCCAGTCCACCAACGACGTGTACCCCACGGCCGTGAAGCTGGGCACCATCTTCGCCGCCCGGGAACTGCTGGCAGCCCTCGAAGAACTCGAGGATGCCTGCGCTGCCAAGGCACTGGAATTCCGCACCGTAGTGAAGATGGGCCGCACCCAGCTCCAGGACGCCGTGCCCATGACCCTGGGCCAGGAGTTCGGCAGCTACGCCGTGACCATCGGCGAGGACCGGCTGCGCCTGGCGGAGGCCGAGCTGCTGATCCACGAGATCAACCTCGGCGCCACCGCCATCGGCACCGGCCTGAACGCCCCTGCCGGCTACGCCGCAACAGCCTGCCGGCACCTGGCGGAGATCACCGGGCTGCCCCTGGTGACCGCCGTGGACCTCATCGAAGCCACCCAGGACGTGGGCGCCTTCGTGCACCTGTCCGGCGTGCTCAAGCGCGTTGCCGTGAAGCTGTCCAAGATCTGCAACGACCTGCGCCTGCTCTCCTCCGGCCCGCGTGCCGGCTTCGGTGAAATCAACCTGCCGGCCGTGCAGTCCGGCTCCTCCATCATGCCCGGCAAGATCAACCCGGTCATCCCGGAGGTGGTCTCGCAGGTGGCCTACGAGGTGATCGGCAACGACGTCACCATCACCATGGCCGCCGAGGCCGGGCAGCTGCAGCTCAACGCCTTCGAACCGATCATTGTCCACAGCCTCCACAAGAGCATCTCCCACCTCGAGGCAGCCTGCCGCACCCTTACGGCCCGCTGCATCCGGGGAATCACCGCCAACACCGACCACCTGCGCCGCACCGTGGAGCAGTCCATCGGCCTGGTCACCGCTTTGAACCCCCACCTCGGCTACACCACGGCCACGGCCATCGCGCAGGAAGCACTTGCCACCGGCAAGGGCGTGGCCGAGCTGGTCCTGGAACACGGGCTCCTCACCGACGCCCAGCTCCAGGAACTCCTGAGCCCCGAACGCCTGGCAAACCTCAGCAAGTAG
- a CDS encoding amino acid permease, with protein sequence MTNTPLPDHLIDGGHAHASETSLHAEDKGYHKNLKPRQIQMIAIGGAIGTGLFLGAGGRLNAAGPSLVIAYAVCGFFAFLILRALGELVLHRPSSGSFVSYAREFFGEKAAFVSGWFYWINWATTTIVDITAAALYMHFFGNYVPWMADVPQWAWALTALVVVLALNLVSVKVFGEMEFWFALIKVAALVAFLIIGTYFVIFGTPVDGQQVGISLLSDNGGIFPNGLLPMIILMQGVLFAYASIELIGTAAGETENPEKIMPKAINSVVFRIAVFYVGSVILLALLLPFTSYQKGVSPFVTFFGSIGVQGVDVIMNLVVLTAALSSLNAGLYSTGRILRSMSVNGSAPKFASRMNKAGVPYGGIAITAVVSLLGVPLNYLVPAEAFEIVLNIASVGIIMTWATIVLCQIQLKRWADKGWVERPSFRMFGAPYTGYLSLLFLVGVLIMVFIDSPLTMLVTAIASVLMVLGWYACRHRIRQIAETREGFTGTSPVVANAAADTFKK encoded by the coding sequence ATGACTAATACTCCCCTTCCAGACCACTTGATTGATGGTGGTCACGCGCATGCGTCCGAGACCTCCCTGCACGCGGAGGACAAGGGTTACCACAAGAACCTGAAGCCGCGGCAGATCCAGATGATCGCGATTGGCGGTGCGATCGGTACCGGCCTGTTCCTGGGCGCCGGCGGCCGGCTCAACGCCGCGGGCCCGTCCCTGGTCATCGCGTACGCGGTGTGCGGGTTCTTCGCGTTCCTGATCCTGCGCGCGCTGGGCGAACTGGTCCTGCACCGGCCTTCCTCGGGCTCGTTCGTTTCCTACGCCCGTGAATTCTTCGGTGAAAAAGCCGCGTTCGTCTCCGGCTGGTTCTACTGGATCAACTGGGCCACCACCACCATCGTGGACATCACCGCCGCCGCCCTCTACATGCACTTCTTCGGCAACTACGTCCCCTGGATGGCCGATGTCCCGCAGTGGGCCTGGGCACTGACCGCCCTCGTCGTGGTCCTGGCCCTGAACCTGGTCTCCGTGAAGGTCTTCGGCGAAATGGAATTCTGGTTCGCCCTGATCAAGGTCGCCGCCCTCGTCGCCTTCCTCATCATCGGCACCTACTTCGTCATCTTCGGCACCCCCGTGGACGGCCAGCAGGTCGGCATCAGCCTCCTGTCCGATAACGGCGGGATCTTCCCCAACGGCCTGCTGCCCATGATCATCCTCATGCAGGGCGTCCTGTTCGCCTACGCCTCCATCGAACTCATCGGCACCGCCGCCGGCGAAACCGAGAACCCCGAAAAAATCATGCCCAAGGCCATCAACTCCGTGGTCTTCCGCATCGCCGTGTTCTACGTCGGCTCCGTGATCCTCCTGGCCCTGCTGCTGCCCTTCACCTCCTACCAAAAAGGCGTCAGCCCCTTCGTGACGTTCTTCGGCTCCATCGGCGTCCAGGGCGTGGACGTCATCATGAACCTCGTGGTCCTCACCGCAGCCCTGTCCTCCCTGAACGCCGGGCTCTACTCCACGGGCCGGATCCTGCGTTCCATGTCCGTCAACGGCTCCGCGCCCAAGTTCGCCTCCCGCATGAACAAGGCAGGCGTCCCGTACGGCGGCATCGCCATCACCGCCGTCGTCTCCCTCCTCGGGGTCCCGCTGAACTACCTCGTCCCGGCCGAAGCCTTCGAAATCGTCCTGAACATCGCCTCCGTCGGCATCATCATGACCTGGGCCACCATCGTGCTGTGCCAGATCCAGCTCAAACGCTGGGCCGACAAAGGCTGGGTCGAACGCCCCTCCTTCCGGATGTTCGGCGCCCCCTACACCGGCTACCTCTCCCTGCTCTTCCTCGTCGGCGTCCTCATCATGGTCTTCATCGACTCACCCCTGACCATGCTCGTCACCGCCATCGCGTCCGTCCTCATGGTCCTCGGCTGGTACGCCTGCCGCCACCGCATCCGCCAAATCGCCGAAACCCGCGAAGGCTTCACCGGGACGTCCCCGGTGGTGGCCAACGCGGCGGCTGACACCTTCAAGAAGTAA